One genomic region from Limisphaerales bacterium encodes:
- a CDS encoding phosphatidylcholine/phosphatidylserine synthase: MSESKPNRKGSKPPIGFDDNGELKIYFLPNLFTAGNLFCGFLALTIIVGAPSLYEWDPTKYPVFGDQFIAAKQAIYWALELILLACVFDVLDGRVARLGGYDSPFGREFDSLADVVSFGIVPAFLVHRVVLGDVFQNSPEVGWGIASIYVICGALRLARFNCYSALEDDRKARGEAAGKHSREFKGFPIPAAAGLVASITYFLIWFEDKGFTQGDWKFALPVLLLFLSAMMVSRVAYPTFKKVNLRGSRSFFFMVIAAVAIGLLATVGRKYALPLGAPLIFIVYLVYGFVRPWMPHRTRREIEEDVPLENGG; encoded by the coding sequence CAAGGGCTCCAAGCCTCCCATTGGCTTTGATGACAACGGGGAATTAAAGATTTATTTTCTGCCGAATTTGTTTACGGCGGGGAATTTGTTTTGTGGCTTTTTGGCGTTGACGATCATTGTGGGCGCGCCGAGCTTGTACGAGTGGGATCCAACGAAGTACCCGGTGTTTGGGGATCAATTTATTGCGGCGAAACAGGCGATTTATTGGGCGCTGGAATTGATTTTGTTGGCGTGCGTGTTTGATGTGTTGGACGGGCGCGTGGCGCGGCTCGGAGGGTATGATAGTCCATTTGGGCGGGAGTTTGATTCGCTGGCGGATGTGGTTTCCTTCGGGATTGTGCCGGCGTTTTTGGTGCATCGGGTGGTGTTGGGCGATGTGTTTCAGAACTCGCCGGAGGTGGGCTGGGGGATTGCCTCAATTTATGTGATTTGTGGGGCGCTGCGGTTGGCGCGGTTTAATTGCTACTCAGCCCTTGAGGATGATCGCAAGGCGCGCGGCGAGGCGGCGGGCAAGCATTCGAGGGAGTTTAAGGGATTCCCTATTCCGGCGGCGGCGGGATTGGTGGCGAGCATTACTTATTTTTTGATTTGGTTTGAGGATAAAGGGTTTACGCAGGGCGACTGGAAATTTGCGCTGCCGGTGTTGTTGTTGTTTCTTTCTGCGATGATGGTGAGCAGGGTGGCCTATCCGACGTTCAAAAAAGTAAACCTGCGCGGGTCGCGATCATTTTTCTTTATGGTGATTGCGGCGGTGGCGATCGGACTTTTGGCGACGGTGGGGCGGAAATACGCGCTGCCGCTGGGGGCGCCGCTGATTTTTATTGTGTATCTCGTGTACGGCTTTGTGCGGCCGTGGATGCCGCATCGGACGCGGCGCGAGATTGAGGAGGATGTGCCGTTGGAAAACGGGGGTTAA